In Propionimicrobium sp. PCR01-08-3, one DNA window encodes the following:
- a CDS encoding four-carbon acid sugar kinase family protein, with protein sequence MPISFERLLAGQPPTAQTPAQEVRDAAGDASRVFVVLDDDPTGTQSVADLPVLTDWTPESMEWALTQDRPAVYVMTNSRSLDPDDAAQRNREVAAAAFEASDRTRIRVDFVSRSDSTLRGHFPLEPQVLAGCIADHDGTRVDGIVIVPAFGDAGRITVDGIHYAGSMADGFTPVGETEFARDATFGYRSSRLADWVEEKSGGELAASSVIEIPLAELRTDLPAVVDRLKRASAEQPIVPDIVDENDLRRLSLALQEAEDAGKRFIYRVGPPFVRARIGQDVHPPLERDDLEKIRQGGLAEDAVGGLIVVGSHVQQTTRQLDALRARRRPFEVEIDVPVVLTAGRDEHLDAIVEQVVAGLAEGNVVVRTSRTLVTGQDAADSLAIARAVSDAVVEIVQRTIAEYPPRFVIAKGGITSSDVAARGLGMAKAFVRGPMLPGIVSLWEPVEGPARGIPYIVFAGNVGDEESLAEVTDKLSR encoded by the coding sequence ATGCCCATCAGTTTCGAACGGTTGCTGGCCGGCCAGCCGCCGACCGCCCAAACCCCAGCGCAAGAAGTTCGCGACGCGGCAGGCGATGCGTCCCGGGTTTTCGTCGTCCTCGACGATGATCCGACCGGCACACAGTCTGTCGCCGACCTGCCGGTGCTCACCGACTGGACTCCCGAGTCCATGGAGTGGGCGCTCACTCAGGATCGTCCGGCCGTTTACGTAATGACGAACTCGCGCAGCCTCGATCCGGACGACGCCGCCCAGCGCAACCGAGAGGTCGCTGCCGCGGCTTTCGAAGCCTCCGATCGCACCCGAATCCGGGTTGACTTCGTGTCACGCTCGGACTCCACCTTGCGCGGGCATTTCCCGCTCGAGCCCCAAGTGCTCGCCGGCTGCATCGCCGACCACGACGGCACCCGCGTCGACGGCATCGTGATCGTACCGGCATTCGGCGATGCCGGGCGTATCACGGTCGACGGGATTCACTACGCGGGCAGCATGGCCGACGGTTTCACCCCGGTCGGCGAGACCGAGTTCGCCCGCGACGCCACCTTCGGTTACCGCAGTTCCCGGTTGGCCGACTGGGTCGAAGAGAAGAGCGGCGGCGAGCTGGCTGCGTCATCGGTGATCGAGATTCCGCTGGCCGAGTTGCGCACCGATCTACCGGCGGTCGTGGACCGGTTGAAGCGGGCCAGTGCCGAACAACCGATCGTCCCCGACATCGTGGACGAGAACGACCTTCGTCGGTTGTCGCTTGCCTTGCAGGAGGCCGAAGACGCGGGCAAGCGTTTCATCTACCGGGTCGGGCCGCCCTTCGTCCGGGCTCGCATCGGCCAGGATGTCCATCCGCCCCTCGAACGTGACGATCTGGAGAAGATCCGGCAAGGCGGGCTCGCCGAGGACGCGGTCGGAGGGCTCATCGTCGTCGGCTCGCACGTCCAGCAGACCACCAGGCAATTGGACGCGCTGCGTGCCCGGCGTCGGCCGTTCGAGGTGGAGATCGACGTGCCGGTCGTGCTGACGGCCGGCCGCGACGAGCACCTGGACGCCATAGTCGAGCAGGTCGTCGCGGGGCTCGCCGAGGGGAATGTCGTCGTCCGGACGTCACGGACGCTTGTCACCGGTCAGGACGCAGCGGATTCGCTGGCCATTGCCCGAGCGGTCTCGGACGCAGTTGTCGAGATCGTCCAGCGCACGATCGCCGAGTATCCGCCGCGGTTCGTGATCGCCAAGGGTGGCATCACCTCCAGCGATGTCGCAGCGCGCGGCCTCGGCATGGCCAAGGCATTCGTCCGAGGCCCCATGCTGCCGGGCATCGTGTCGTTGTGGGAGCCGGTCGAGGGCCCCGCCCGCGGCATCCCCTACATCGTCTTCGCCGGAAACGTCGGCGACGAAGAATCGCTAGCCGAAGTCACCGACAAGCTCTCCCGCTAG
- a CDS encoding NAD(P)-dependent oxidoreductase: MPTENTRTVAVLGLGAMGLPMATWLRSQGYPVRAFDIAEARIELARKAGVATFGSGAEAVKNADLVLVAVRNQPQLENLLWGETGVAAELNKGAAIVVTSTVGIQAVQAVAAKLAADGLELIDAPVSGGPVRAGKGDLLMTVGATEQGWTLAEPVMTTLASNLVRIGNEPGDGQKMKTVNQLLCGVHIAVAGEALALAGKLGLDKAKALDALMSGAAASFMLGDRGQRMLQAYDEDGAEVKSRLDIFVKDMGIVADACRSAHLAAPVAAAAGQLYLLGEAQGKAAQDDSSVITVVAPEEA, from the coding sequence ATGCCAACCGAAAACACACGTACCGTCGCCGTCCTCGGGCTGGGGGCCATGGGCTTGCCGATGGCAACCTGGCTCCGCTCGCAGGGGTACCCGGTGCGGGCCTTCGATATCGCCGAGGCTCGAATCGAGCTCGCCAGAAAGGCCGGAGTCGCGACCTTCGGGTCCGGTGCCGAGGCCGTTAAGAACGCCGATCTGGTGCTGGTCGCGGTGCGCAACCAGCCGCAGCTGGAGAACCTGCTCTGGGGCGAGACCGGGGTCGCGGCCGAACTCAATAAGGGCGCGGCGATCGTCGTGACCTCGACGGTCGGTATCCAGGCCGTGCAAGCTGTGGCGGCGAAGCTGGCCGCGGACGGCCTCGAACTCATCGACGCCCCGGTTTCCGGCGGCCCGGTCCGCGCCGGCAAGGGCGATCTGCTGATGACGGTCGGCGCGACCGAGCAGGGCTGGACGCTGGCCGAGCCGGTGATGACGACACTCGCGTCCAACCTGGTGCGCATCGGCAACGAACCGGGCGACGGCCAGAAGATGAAGACGGTCAACCAGCTGCTCTGCGGCGTCCATATCGCGGTCGCCGGTGAGGCGCTGGCGCTCGCCGGAAAACTCGGCCTCGACAAGGCGAAAGCCCTTGATGCGCTGATGTCGGGGGCGGCGGCCTCGTTCATGCTGGGCGACCGCGGGCAGCGGATGCTGCAGGCGTACGACGAAGATGGCGCCGAGGTCAAGAGCCGGCTCGACATCTTCGTGAAGGACATGGGTATCGTCGCCGACGCCTGCCGTTCGGCGCATCTGGCTGCACCGGTCGCGGCGGCCGCCGGGCAGCTTTACCTGTTGGGTGAGGCCCAGGGCAAGGCAGCCCAGGACGACTCGTCGGTGATCACCGTGGTTGCTCCCGAGGAGGCATGA
- a CDS encoding GntP family transporter — translation MSQAYLLGLAVVAIAVLLVLVIVLKLSAFVAMLLVSIGTALAGGLALDQVISTLTDGMAKTLGSVAIIVGLGAMMGKMIEESGGAERLAAAFTGKLGVKRVIMAVTAAAFILGIPVFFDVGFIILAPIIFGFAKVAGINPLKIGLPVGVALLAVHVSVPPHPGPVAIAATLDADLGMMTIIGIVCGIPMAVVGYLVSKRMKLDKIKIGASPAASAMRGSVEEITARPGPGAGTVLTIILIPLAMIMVGTTGALFVEDGSLAKRALSLGGAPITALLVGVALAYLLIGSKERWNLSKRSSVLDSALDTVAIIIFVTGAGGVFANVLVETGVGAALSDLLVGLGMPVLLMGYVIALALRAAQGSATVALLTTAGLMVSAVQGGGFSQIQIVLIALAIGFGGFGLSHINDSGFWIVTKYLGLSVADGLKTWTLLTAICSLVGFGAVCLIWLVV, via the coding sequence GTGAGTCAGGCATACCTTCTCGGGCTGGCGGTGGTGGCGATCGCCGTGCTGCTCGTCCTCGTCATCGTGCTCAAACTGTCGGCATTCGTGGCGATGCTGCTGGTATCGATCGGCACCGCGCTCGCCGGCGGGCTGGCGCTCGATCAGGTCATCAGCACGCTGACCGATGGCATGGCCAAGACCCTCGGATCGGTCGCCATCATCGTCGGGCTAGGGGCGATGATGGGCAAGATGATCGAAGAATCCGGAGGCGCCGAACGGCTGGCCGCCGCCTTCACCGGCAAACTCGGCGTCAAACGGGTCATCATGGCCGTCACCGCGGCAGCCTTCATCTTGGGCATACCGGTCTTCTTCGATGTCGGCTTCATCATTCTCGCCCCGATCATCTTCGGCTTTGCCAAGGTGGCTGGCATCAATCCGCTGAAGATCGGCCTGCCGGTCGGCGTCGCGCTGCTGGCCGTGCACGTATCGGTGCCGCCACATCCCGGCCCGGTCGCGATCGCCGCCACTTTGGACGCAGATCTCGGCATGATGACGATCATCGGCATCGTCTGTGGCATCCCGATGGCCGTCGTCGGCTACCTCGTATCGAAGCGGATGAAACTCGACAAGATCAAGATCGGTGCCTCGCCGGCGGCCTCGGCCATGCGTGGCAGCGTCGAAGAGATCACTGCGCGTCCGGGCCCTGGTGCCGGTACCGTGCTGACGATCATTCTCATTCCGCTCGCCATGATCATGGTCGGGACGACCGGTGCACTGTTCGTCGAGGACGGCTCGCTGGCCAAGCGGGCGCTGTCGTTGGGCGGCGCGCCGATCACCGCGCTTCTGGTCGGCGTGGCCCTGGCCTACTTGTTGATCGGATCGAAAGAGAGGTGGAATCTGTCCAAACGCAGCTCGGTGCTTGATTCGGCGCTCGACACGGTCGCCATCATCATCTTCGTGACCGGAGCGGGCGGTGTCTTCGCCAACGTTCTCGTCGAGACCGGTGTCGGTGCCGCGCTGTCAGACCTGCTGGTCGGGCTCGGCATGCCGGTGCTGCTGATGGGCTATGTGATCGCATTGGCGCTGCGTGCTGCGCAGGGATCTGCGACCGTTGCTCTGCTGACCACGGCCGGATTGATGGTTTCGGCGGTGCAGGGTGGCGGCTTCAGCCAGATTCAGATCGTGCTGATCGCGCTGGCGATCGGGTTCGGCGGCTTCGGCCTGTCGCACATCAACGATTCCGGTTTCTGGATCGTCACCAAGTATCTCGGTCTGAGCGTGGCCGACGGCCTCAAGACCTGGACGCTGCTCACCGCGATCTGCAGCCTCGTCGGTTTCGGTGCGGTCTGCCTCATCTGGTTGGTCGTCTGA
- a CDS encoding DNA-formamidopyrimidine glycosylase family protein — MPELPQVEALRGWLDAQLAGHAIAGVQLTDFSALKTYQPPLAALIGLEINGVGRHGKMIDIDAQGEHLIVHFSRAGWLKWKPEQPAAPARPGKGPLSFRLTLDDGSGFDLTEAGTQRKLAIWVADDPASIEQIASLGPDPLSSEFTFGVFDQIMDDAGRSQIKGVLRDQHRIAGIGNAYSDEILYAAKLSPFMPASNLDGQGRRMLYDQINAVLAEALDRCQGLPPDKLKDDKRQAMKVHGRAGERCEICGSTIAQVNFADSSLQYCPGCQTGGKVLADRRMSKLLR; from the coding sequence ATGCCAGAGCTACCTCAGGTCGAGGCACTGCGCGGCTGGTTGGACGCCCAGCTCGCGGGGCACGCCATCGCGGGCGTCCAACTGACCGACTTCTCCGCGCTCAAGACCTATCAACCTCCGCTGGCCGCGCTCATCGGCCTGGAGATCAATGGTGTCGGCAGGCACGGCAAGATGATCGACATCGACGCCCAGGGCGAGCATCTGATCGTCCACTTCTCGCGAGCCGGCTGGCTGAAATGGAAACCGGAGCAACCTGCCGCTCCGGCGCGTCCGGGCAAGGGACCGCTCAGCTTCCGGTTGACCCTGGACGATGGGTCCGGCTTCGATCTCACCGAGGCCGGAACCCAGCGCAAGCTCGCGATCTGGGTTGCGGATGACCCTGCTTCCATCGAGCAGATTGCCTCACTCGGCCCCGACCCCCTGTCGTCCGAGTTCACCTTCGGGGTCTTCGATCAGATCATGGACGACGCGGGCAGGTCGCAGATCAAGGGAGTGCTGCGCGACCAGCACCGGATCGCCGGAATCGGCAATGCGTACAGCGACGAGATCTTGTATGCGGCGAAACTGAGCCCATTCATGCCGGCGTCCAACCTCGATGGGCAAGGCCGCCGGATGCTGTACGACCAGATCAATGCGGTGCTCGCCGAGGCACTCGACCGTTGCCAGGGTTTACCGCCCGACAAGCTGAAAGACGATAAACGACAGGCGATGAAAGTACATGGACGCGCCGGCGAGCGCTGCGAGATCTGTGGCTCGACGATCGCCCAGGTCAACTTCGCCGACTCGTCGCTGCAGTACTGCCCCGGCTGCCAGACCGGGGGCAAAGTCCTCGCAGACCGCAGGATGAGCAAACTGTTGCGGTAA
- the pheA gene encoding prephenate dehydratase yields MRGFFGPEGTFTHQALLTLGDAPALAFPTVARALDAVRAGDVSASLVPIENSVEGGVSATLDYLARIESPLQIVKEVVIPVSFDLCVRPGTQFSDIKRVISHPHAIAQVRGWLDAQLPSAVVVERGSTAGAAETVANPDSGFDAAVCAKVAGELYGLESLASNISDNDRAATRFVLVTTPGPSPERTGYDKTTLVAYMRQDQPGALLEILQQLASRGVNLCRVESRPTKKTLGDYCFSIDAEGHVSDARMAEALMGLHRVCKQVVFLGSYPRADGKEPKVPVGGQDFDYQEALDWLREVNPEIPRLPYDHSLDGVKVPVNGR; encoded by the coding sequence ATGCGTGGATTCTTCGGGCCGGAGGGCACCTTCACCCATCAAGCTTTGCTGACTTTGGGAGACGCCCCGGCTCTCGCATTTCCGACCGTCGCCCGGGCTTTGGACGCGGTACGTGCCGGCGATGTCAGTGCGTCGCTCGTCCCGATCGAGAATTCGGTCGAGGGGGGAGTCAGCGCGACCCTCGACTATCTCGCGCGGATCGAGTCGCCGCTGCAGATCGTCAAAGAGGTGGTCATTCCCGTCTCCTTCGACCTGTGCGTGCGCCCCGGCACCCAGTTCAGCGACATCAAACGGGTGATCAGCCACCCGCACGCCATTGCCCAGGTCAGAGGCTGGTTGGACGCCCAGCTGCCCAGCGCGGTCGTGGTGGAACGAGGCTCGACAGCCGGTGCGGCCGAGACCGTCGCCAACCCGGATTCCGGTTTCGACGCGGCCGTCTGCGCGAAGGTCGCCGGCGAGCTGTACGGGCTGGAGAGCCTGGCGTCCAATATCAGCGACAATGATCGCGCGGCGACTCGGTTCGTCCTGGTGACCACGCCCGGCCCGAGCCCGGAGCGCACCGGGTACGACAAGACCACGTTGGTGGCCTACATGCGCCAGGATCAGCCGGGCGCCCTCCTCGAGATCTTGCAGCAACTTGCCTCGCGCGGTGTCAACCTGTGCCGGGTCGAGTCGCGTCCGACCAAGAAGACGCTGGGCGACTACTGTTTCTCGATCGATGCCGAGGGTCATGTTTCGGACGCTCGGATGGCCGAGGCTCTGATGGGTCTGCACCGGGTCTGTAAGCAGGTGGTCTTCTTGGGCAGCTATCCCAGAGCCGACGGCAAAGAACCGAAGGTGCCGGTCGGCGGCCAGGACTTCGACTACCAAGAGGCTCTGGATTGGCTGCGGGAGGTCAACCCTGAGATCCCGCGGCTGCCCTATGACCACTCGCTCGACGGGGTAAAGGTGCCCGTCAACGGCCGGTAG
- a CDS encoding diacylglycerol kinase family protein, whose protein sequence is MTTSVEPAPVPGRRAAVVYNPIKVDERAFRALVNAKAWEHGWPEPVFYATTLADAGQGATRRAVAEGAELVLAAGGDGTVRVVTTALRNTGVASAIVPVGTANLLARNLGISLDIPRALDIAFTGEPREIDLAQLVVDGDEANPVFFTGMAGVGFDAALMRDTDARLKKVVGSAAYLVAFAQQLGYRPRQVNYRVDDGPKAGRKAVLVLVGNTRSLQGGIELFPDAVVDDGKIDLLLASPRTLAGWARVLATVLHKLRRSKAVEYHGGLRFVIDLESEAPWEVDGDTEGVGRHFEFSVLPGALQIVTGR, encoded by the coding sequence ATGACGACCAGCGTTGAACCAGCCCCTGTCCCGGGGCGCCGCGCGGCCGTCGTCTATAACCCGATCAAGGTGGACGAGCGGGCTTTCCGGGCGCTGGTCAACGCCAAGGCGTGGGAACATGGTTGGCCGGAACCGGTGTTCTATGCGACCACGCTCGCCGACGCCGGTCAGGGCGCGACTCGCCGGGCTGTCGCCGAAGGAGCCGAACTCGTACTGGCGGCAGGCGGCGACGGTACCGTCCGGGTGGTCACCACAGCCCTGCGCAATACCGGTGTGGCAAGCGCGATCGTTCCGGTTGGTACGGCCAATCTGCTCGCCCGCAATCTCGGTATCTCACTCGACATTCCCCGCGCGCTCGACATCGCCTTCACCGGCGAGCCCCGCGAGATCGATCTGGCGCAGCTCGTGGTCGATGGCGATGAGGCCAATCCGGTGTTCTTCACCGGCATGGCGGGTGTCGGATTCGACGCCGCGCTGATGCGTGACACGGACGCCCGGCTCAAGAAGGTCGTGGGGTCGGCTGCCTACCTCGTCGCATTCGCCCAGCAGCTGGGTTATCGTCCTCGCCAGGTGAATTACCGGGTGGACGACGGCCCGAAGGCCGGGCGCAAGGCGGTGCTGGTTTTGGTCGGCAACACCCGCAGCCTGCAGGGCGGCATCGAACTCTTCCCGGACGCAGTCGTCGATGACGGCAAGATCGATCTGCTACTCGCCTCGCCGCGCACCCTGGCGGGCTGGGCCAGAGTTCTGGCCACCGTGCTGCACAAACTACGACGCAGCAAAGCCGTCGAATACCACGGGGGCCTGCGTTTTGTCATCGATCTCGAATCGGAGGCGCCTTGGGAAGTGGACGGCGACACCGAAGGGGTCGGCCGGCATTTCGAGTTCAGCGTGCTGCCGGGTGCGCTGCAGATCGTCACCGGCCGCTAG
- the serS gene encoding serine--tRNA ligase, producing MIDPKVLRTDPDRLRRSQQARGESVELVDTAIEADEARRAAISSFESARAEQKSLGSQVAKATGDEKAALLARTKELSGQVKMLQLQVDAAEARFDEVMKSFGNIVIDGVPTGGEDDLYVIDTVGTPRDFEAEGIKVRDHLEIGEIIGGIDMERGAKVSGSRFYFLTGPGALLEFALIQYALSKALEWGFTPMIPPALVKPSAMDGTGFLGQAAEDVYKLERDDMYLVGTAEVPLAAYHSNEILDGGKLPIRYAGFSPAYRREAGSYGKDTRGIFRVHWFDKFEMFVYCRPEDAEAEHQRLLGYEKEFISSLGIPFEVLDVASGDLGLSAARKYDCYGWVPSQQRYREITSTSNCTEFQARRLGIRFRDEKGPKPLATLNGTLCAMARMILMILENYQNADGSVTIPEALRPYLGGREVFEAIS from the coding sequence ATGATCGACCCTAAGGTGCTGCGCACCGATCCTGACCGTCTTCGCCGTTCTCAGCAGGCTCGCGGTGAGTCCGTTGAACTGGTGGACACCGCTATCGAAGCCGATGAGGCGCGTCGCGCTGCGATCAGCTCGTTCGAGTCCGCCCGTGCCGAACAGAAGTCGCTGGGGTCGCAGGTCGCCAAGGCCACCGGGGACGAGAAGGCCGCCCTGCTGGCGCGCACCAAGGAACTGTCGGGCCAGGTCAAGATGTTGCAGCTTCAGGTGGACGCCGCCGAGGCCCGGTTTGACGAGGTCATGAAGAGCTTTGGAAACATCGTCATCGACGGCGTGCCCACCGGCGGCGAGGACGACCTCTACGTCATCGACACCGTCGGTACCCCCCGCGACTTCGAGGCCGAGGGCATCAAAGTCCGCGATCATCTGGAGATCGGTGAGATCATCGGCGGCATCGACATGGAGCGTGGCGCCAAGGTGTCGGGTTCGAGGTTCTATTTCCTCACCGGGCCGGGTGCGTTGCTCGAATTCGCGCTGATCCAGTACGCGCTGAGCAAGGCGTTGGAGTGGGGATTCACCCCGATGATTCCGCCGGCCCTGGTGAAGCCGTCGGCGATGGACGGCACCGGTTTCCTCGGCCAAGCTGCCGAGGATGTCTACAAGCTGGAGCGCGACGACATGTACTTGGTGGGTACCGCCGAGGTGCCGCTGGCGGCCTACCACTCCAACGAGATCTTGGACGGCGGGAAGCTGCCGATTCGCTATGCGGGCTTCAGCCCCGCCTATCGCCGCGAGGCCGGCTCCTACGGCAAGGACACCCGCGGCATCTTCCGGGTGCACTGGTTCGACAAGTTCGAGATGTTCGTCTACTGCCGCCCCGAGGACGCCGAAGCCGAGCATCAAAGGCTGCTCGGCTACGAGAAAGAGTTCATCTCGTCGCTGGGTATTCCCTTCGAGGTACTGGACGTCGCCTCCGGTGATCTCGGGCTGAGCGCCGCCCGCAAGTACGACTGCTATGGCTGGGTGCCGAGCCAGCAGCGCTACCGCGAGATCACTTCCACCTCGAATTGCACCGAGTTTCAGGCCCGCAGGTTGGGCATCCGGTTCCGCGACGAGAAGGGTCCGAAGCCGCTCGCCACCTTGAACGGCACGCTGTGCGCGATGGCCCGGATGATCCTGATGATCCTGGAGAACTACCAGAACGCCGACGGCTCGGTGACCATCCCCGAGGCGCTTCGTCCGTATCTGGGTGGACGCGAGGTTTTCGAGGCGATCAGCTAG
- a CDS encoding FTR1 family protein: protein MMSAPAQADEKDWTSVGEQMIAVIEQIPDQYANADQEGVEQSIRQAYYEIYQVSGLEAQINHRLGDERADAFVTQLLSIRDLTRDAAAQADVDQAVADTAQLLRDDITELIATPELNDQWTRVGERVVAKLDEAKQAYQSGDHDAAANAAKDAYLAHYEADGLEKATISYLGQARVSELESMFGQLRQSAKDGSVSVDEYNQKADDLASKITEDATKLDQLTSTAELGWSGFVASFLVLLREGAEALLVVAAVMTYAMKAGRKDQRFGIIVGVVAALAVSIALAFLFSKLTSSAATGQGQELLEGITGVLAVAMLIWVSNWILSKSSGKKWDEYIARTAGKGTATGGVFALASVAFLAVLREGAETILFFSPIMAGAKTGADHAKIWMGVGAAVVLLAVLFTLVWVFGVRLPMKQFFKWTSILLGILAVTIAGGAVKEFQDAALVSAHGLDGVPQVTVLGLYPTVETLLTQLIIIAILVTLGVLQYRKAKSERQQAVTNAAPAQAEK from the coding sequence ATGATGAGTGCGCCCGCCCAGGCCGACGAAAAGGACTGGACCAGCGTCGGCGAGCAGATGATCGCCGTCATCGAGCAGATCCCCGATCAGTATGCGAACGCCGACCAAGAAGGCGTCGAGCAATCGATTCGGCAGGCCTATTACGAGATCTATCAGGTCTCCGGCCTTGAAGCTCAGATCAACCACCGTCTCGGTGACGAGCGCGCCGATGCGTTCGTCACCCAGCTGCTATCCATCCGCGACCTGACGCGCGATGCCGCCGCCCAGGCAGACGTCGATCAGGCAGTTGCCGACACCGCCCAGCTACTGCGCGACGACATCACCGAGCTGATCGCCACCCCCGAGCTCAACGACCAATGGACGCGCGTCGGCGAGCGCGTCGTCGCCAAGCTCGATGAGGCCAAGCAGGCCTACCAGTCGGGCGACCATGATGCCGCGGCCAATGCCGCCAAGGACGCCTATCTCGCCCACTACGAGGCAGATGGCCTGGAGAAGGCGACCATCTCGTACCTCGGCCAAGCCAGGGTTTCAGAGCTCGAGTCCATGTTCGGTCAGCTACGCCAATCCGCCAAGGATGGCTCGGTATCGGTCGACGAATACAACCAGAAGGCCGACGACCTGGCGTCCAAGATCACCGAGGACGCCACCAAACTCGACCAGCTCACCTCGACGGCCGAACTCGGCTGGAGCGGCTTCGTCGCGTCCTTCCTGGTGTTGTTGCGCGAGGGCGCCGAAGCGTTGCTGGTGGTCGCCGCCGTGATGACCTACGCGATGAAAGCCGGACGCAAAGATCAGCGCTTCGGCATCATCGTCGGTGTCGTCGCCGCGCTCGCGGTCTCCATCGCTCTCGCCTTTTTGTTCAGCAAGCTGACCAGTTCTGCCGCGACCGGCCAGGGCCAAGAACTACTCGAAGGCATCACCGGCGTGCTGGCCGTTGCAATGCTGATCTGGGTATCGAACTGGATCTTGTCGAAGTCCAGCGGCAAGAAGTGGGACGAATACATCGCGCGCACCGCAGGAAAGGGCACGGCCACCGGCGGCGTCTTCGCGCTGGCTTCGGTAGCGTTCCTCGCCGTGCTGCGTGAGGGCGCCGAGACCATCCTCTTCTTCAGCCCGATCATGGCCGGCGCGAAGACCGGCGCGGACCACGCCAAGATCTGGATGGGCGTCGGCGCAGCCGTGGTGCTGCTGGCGGTCTTGTTCACTCTGGTTTGGGTGTTCGGCGTTCGGCTACCGATGAAGCAGTTCTTCAAGTGGACGTCGATCCTGCTGGGCATCCTGGCCGTCACCATCGCCGGTGGCGCGGTCAAGGAATTCCAGGACGCGGCACTCGTCTCCGCGCACGGACTCGACGGCGTCCCGCAGGTCACCGTACTCGGGCTGTATCCGACAGTGGAAACCCTCCTCACCCAGCTCATCATCATCGCCATCTTGGTGACTCTTGGCGTCCTCCAATACCGGAAAGCCAAGTCAGAAAGGCAGCAGGCCGTGACCAACGCCGCCCCTGCCCAAGCAGAAAAATGA
- a CDS encoding iron transporter, with amino-acid sequence MTKKPLALIAAIGLALSLAACGSGSETAESTSDSTATTEAGATAEETKDTVGINELPVGDSGPQTNDALTVDLVYFQAVDLEHGSMAMPAASESDMHFEIDVATNEKATEWGYEADQFLPYLQIDVVAHNTDTDEDIDLGTMMPMIASDGPHYGNNISLEPGNYNVTVTVPSPADDFMLHTGKDSSGVSGRFWTDPLTFEFENWQWDGQLI; translated from the coding sequence GTGACCAAAAAGCCTCTTGCCCTGATCGCTGCGATCGGCCTGGCCCTCTCGCTGGCCGCATGCGGCAGCGGATCCGAGACCGCCGAATCGACCAGCGACTCCACAGCCACCACCGAAGCCGGTGCCACGGCCGAGGAGACCAAGGACACCGTCGGCATCAACGAACTGCCCGTCGGCGACTCCGGCCCGCAGACCAATGACGCCCTGACCGTCGACCTCGTCTACTTCCAGGCAGTCGATCTGGAGCACGGCTCGATGGCGATGCCCGCCGCCTCCGAATCGGATATGCACTTCGAAATCGACGTGGCCACCAATGAGAAGGCCACCGAGTGGGGCTACGAGGCCGACCAGTTCTTGCCCTACCTGCAGATCGACGTGGTCGCACACAACACCGACACCGATGAAGACATCGATCTGGGCACCATGATGCCGATGATCGCCTCCGACGGCCCGCACTACGGCAACAACATCTCGCTGGAGCCCGGCAACTACAACGTGACCGTGACCGTTCCGTCTCCGGCCGATGACTTCATGCTGCACACCGGCAAGGACTCCTCGGGTGTCTCCGGACGCTTCTGGACCGACCCGCTCACCTTCGAGTTCGAGAACTGGCAATGGGACGGCCAGCTCATCTGA